The following nucleotide sequence is from Tardiphaga alba.
ATGTGAGAACGGGTAGAGTTTCCAGTAGGCCTTGATCTGTCGCCAGCGATGCGCGAGCCCGTCGGGCTCGAACACCAGGAAGGCGATGATGACGACGCCGATGGCGATCTCGCGTAAAAAGGTCAGGTTGTTATTGAGCGCCAGCGCCTTGTCGATGACGCCCCCCTTCAGCTCCATGCTGATCCATTCCATCGCTTCCGGCACCAGGATCACGAAGGCGGTGCCCATCAGCGTGCCCATGATCGAGCCGGCGCCGCCGATGATCACCATGGCGAGAAACAGGATCGAGCGCTCGATGCCAAAGCCTTCGTTGGAGACAACCAGCTGGTAATGCGCATAGAGCGCACCCGCGATGCCGGCGAAGAATGCCGCGAGTCCGAACGACAGCGTGCGATATTTGGTGAGATTGATGCCCATGATCTCGGCCGAGAGATAATGGTCGCGCACGGCCACCAGCGCACGTCCGTCGCGTGAGCGCATCAGGTTGGTAACCAGCAGATAGCTGACGACCACATAGGCTAGCACCACATAGAAATACTGCCGGTCGCCACGCAGCACATATCCGAAGATGGAGAACGGCTCGGCCATCGCCGGCACCGAGCCGCCGGAGAACCATTCGGCGCGCGAGAAGAAGTCGATCAGGATGTACTGGGCGGCGAGCGTCGCGATGACGAGATAAAGCCCCTTCAGTCGCGCCGCTGGCAGGCCGAAGAGCAGGCCGACAATGGCAGTGACAATGCCCGACAACGGGATCGCGAAGAAGACCGGGATCGATATCTTGCTGGACAGATAGGCTGATGTGAAGGCGCCCAGCAGGAAGAAAGCGGCATGGCCGATGGAGATCTGGCCGGTGAAGCCGACCAGGATATTCAAGCCAAGTGCGGCGATCCCGTAGATGCCGATCTGGATCAGGATGCTCAGCCAGTAGTCGCTGAACACCATCGGTGCGAGGCAGATGAGCACAATGCCGAGGATCGCAAAGTTACGGCTGGTCGTGGTCGGGAAGATCGTGGTGTCGACCGCATAGGAGGAGCGGAAGTCGCCGGCGGGGAGAAGTGTGGAATTCGCCATGGCTTACACCCGCTCGATGTCTTTGGTGCCGAACAGGCCGTAAGGCTTGATCATGAGGATGATGATGAGCACGTAGAATGGCGCGATCTCGTAGAGATTGCCCCAATGCAGATATTCGCTGTCGATGAACTGCGCGAAATTTTCCAGCAGCCCGATGATGATGCCGCCGACAACCGCACCTGCGATGGAATCGAGGCCGCCGAGGATCACCGCCGGGAACACCTTGATGCCGTAGATCGACAGGCCCGACGACACGCCGTTCACCACGGCGACGACGACGCCTGCGACGGCGGAGACCATCGCCGAAATCGCCCATGCCATGGCGAACACCGTTTTGACGGAGATGCCGAGCGATTGGGCCACTTGCTGATTGAACGCCGTGGCGCGCATCGCCAGGCCCCATTTCGAGACCTTGAAGAACCAGGCCATGCCGATCATCATCAGCACGGACACGACGAGGCTCATGACATAGACGGTCTGGATCTGCAGGCTGCCAATCGTCACCGCC
It contains:
- a CDS encoding branched-chain amino acid ABC transporter permease gives rise to the protein MANSTLLPAGDFRSSYAVDTTIFPTTTSRNFAILGIVLICLAPMVFSDYWLSILIQIGIYGIAALGLNILVGFTGQISIGHAAFFLLGAFTSAYLSSKISIPVFFAIPLSGIVTAIVGLLFGLPAARLKGLYLVIATLAAQYILIDFFSRAEWFSGGSVPAMAEPFSIFGYVLRGDRQYFYVVLAYVVVSYLLVTNLMRSRDGRALVAVRDHYLSAEIMGINLTKYRTLSFGLAAFFAGIAGALYAHYQLVVSNEGFGIERSILFLAMVIIGGAGSIMGTLMGTAFVILVPEAMEWISMELKGGVIDKALALNNNLTFLREIAIGVVIIAFLVFEPDGLAHRWRQIKAYWKLYPFSH
- a CDS encoding branched-chain amino acid ABC transporter permease → MNTQFLLQLLVNGLVVGTLYGVVAMSFVLIYKATQVVNFAQGELLLIGAWVCWTLLTKYQVPFWLGMPMTLVFMFAFGILVQVVILRPLIGEPIISVIMVTIALSAVFQAALKWIYGVNPQPFPRVFTSQAVTIGSLQIQTVYVMSLVVSVLMMIGMAWFFKVSKWGLAMRATAFNQQVAQSLGISVKTVFAMAWAISAMVSAVAGVVVAVVNGVSSGLSIYGIKVFPAVILGGLDSIAGAVVGGIIIGLLENFAQFIDSEYLHWGNLYEIAPFYVLIIILMIKPYGLFGTKDIERV